The Montipora capricornis isolate CH-2021 chromosome 6, ASM3666992v2, whole genome shotgun sequence genome has a window encoding:
- the LOC138052198 gene encoding BTB/POZ domain-containing protein 6-like has protein sequence MAARENWQTKRPTVRERTMFMLNNDLLSDVKFVVRNTKCDGESESKQVIPAHKFVLSIGSPVFEAMFYSELAETSHSIELPDCEYDSLFELFRFMYSDEVNLSESNVMEVFYLAKKYMVPSLVDKCSEYVQNNLQPSNVLSILPLAENYDDKALVDRCWKVIDTQSEEVVTSDGFATIQRSFLEAIISRDTLTVKEIDLFKAVHLWATKQCKKQGLEANGEAKRGILGEAVVKKIRFPLMKEQEFATIVLDKKILTQDEVINLVKFFNSALGATPVGFPETKRSGLYPVFRTCDRFNNINKSPSWSCSGDSLTFCVNNDIKLHGVCLFGSVNNDYRVELVIKDLHTNSTVKTKTDSFRSQQMEYKVGIYFGFEIVFDTPLDVKKNTDYQIEAKISGPYSGMGGNGLSLVDVSGVQFTFKESAEYGYGTCPSCGQFPRFVFSL, from the coding sequence ATGGCTGCGAGAGAAAATTGGCAAACAAAGAGGCCCACAGTTCGAGAAAGAACTATGTTTATGCTGAACAACGATCTTCTCAGCGATGTGAAGTTTGTGGTTCGTAACACTAAGTGCGATGGAGAAAGTGAAAGTAAGCAAGTTATTCCAGCTCACAAGTTTGTGCTGTCGATTGGTAGTCCTGTGTTTGAAGCCATGTTTTACAGTGAGCTAGCGGAAACTAGTCACTCCATTGAACTGCCTGACTGTGAATACGACAGTCTGTTTGAGTTGTTTCGTTTCATGTACAGCGATGAAGTGAATTTAAGCGAAAGCAATGTTATGGAGGTCTTTTATTTGGCGAAGAAATACATGGTGCCTTCACTGGTTGACAAATGCAGcgaatatgttcaaaataatttacaaCCATCAAATGTCCTCAGCATCCTTCCATTGGCGGAAAATTACGACGACAAAGCCTTGGTAGATCGATGTTGGAAAGTGATCGACACGCAGTCGGAAGAAGTCGTGACGTCAGATGGATTTGCGACAATTCAACGCTCCTTCCTTGAAGCAATCATCTCAAGAGACACTCTTACCGTGAAAGAGATCGACCTGTTCAAAGCTGTTCACTTGTGGGCGACAAAGCAATGCAAAAAGCAAGGCTTAGAAGCAAACGGTGAGGCGAAAAGAGGGATTCTTGGGGAAGCAGTAGTTAAAAAAATCCGCTTTCCCTTGATGAAAGAACAAGAATTTGCAACCATTGTCCTTGATAAAAAAATCCTAACTCAAGACGAAGTAATCAACCTCGTTAAGTTCTTCAATTCAGCATTGGGGGCCACCCCAGTGGGATTTCCTGAGACAAAGCGGTCAGGTTTATACCCAGTGTTTCGCACTTGTGATAGATTTAACAACATAAATAAAAGTCCGAGTTGGAGTTGCTCAGGGGACAGTCTTACTTTTTGCGTGAACAATGACATCAAGTTGCATGGCGTGTGTTTATTTGGCAGTGTGAACAACGACTATCGGGTTGAATTAGTGATCAAGGATCTTCATACCAATTCCACTGTTAAAACCAAGACGGATAGCTTTAGGTCACAGCAAATGGAATACAAAGTTGGTATTTACTTTGGgtttgaaattgtttttgaCACGCCACTTGATGTGAAGAAAAACACCGATTATCAAATCGAAGCAAAAATCTCCGGGCCCTACTCTGGCATGGGAGGGAACGGCCTTTCTTTGGTCGACGTGTCTGGCGTGCAGTTTACATTTAAGGAAAGTGCAGAGTACGGTTACGGAACATGTCCTTCCTGTGGGCAATTTCCCCGatttgtgttttctttgtaa